From the genome of Flavobacterium luteolum, one region includes:
- a CDS encoding CPBP family intramembrane glutamic endopeptidase — protein sequence MKNKINFGAIIVFYVIAVICRYAAVKTNLLSGIENPYLVILLRGAGPALGALAAIKIFSLHNPMSLKGIYKNAIIPFAVYWILPAVLIAGVYYVTIGKFPILLMFTVLVYGLLEEIGWRGFLQEQLKSLPKFTSIVIIAVLWFAWHLNLETTPNNMIFLGIIFFGTWGIGKVYSSTGSLLAVAGVHSLNNFFRDGLHERELILIAVLLAIWIGFIILYNRKYKTVANPA from the coding sequence ATGAAAAATAAAATCAACTTTGGAGCTATTATAGTTTTTTACGTAATCGCGGTAATCTGCAGATATGCCGCTGTAAAAACCAATTTATTATCTGGAATCGAAAATCCGTATTTAGTGATTCTGCTACGCGGAGCTGGTCCAGCTTTAGGCGCTCTGGCTGCCATAAAAATATTCTCTTTGCATAACCCGATGTCCTTAAAAGGAATATACAAAAACGCAATAATTCCTTTTGCTGTATATTGGATACTTCCAGCTGTTTTAATCGCTGGTGTATATTACGTTACAATTGGCAAATTCCCAATTTTATTAATGTTTACTGTTTTAGTTTATGGCCTTTTGGAAGAAATCGGATGGCGAGGCTTTTTGCAAGAACAGCTAAAATCACTTCCTAAGTTTACTTCTATCGTAATTATTGCCGTTCTTTGGTTTGCTTGGCATTTAAATTTAGAAACGACGCCAAACAATATGATTTTCCTTGGAATTATTTTCTTTGGAACATGGGGAATCGGAAAAGTATATTCTTCTACAGGTTCTTTGCTAGCGGTTGCAGGAGTGCATTCATTAAACAATTTCTTCCGTGATGGCTTGCATGAGAGAGAACTTATTTTAATTGCGGTTTTATTAGCAATATGGATTGGTTTTATTATTCTTTATAACAGAAAATACAAGACTGTAGCAAATCCAGCATAA
- a CDS encoding HAD-IIB family hydrolase, with amino-acid sequence MMKKLRISLINIHGLLKGSGLEIGRDADNGGQTKYIYELAEFLSQHEDVEHVHLFTRLIDDPALSPEYAVPVEIINDKLDIRRIPFLGKKYKAKEQLWEGLDLFVNGAMQHIKQHNIFPDWIHSHYADAGYAAAELSAVLNIPFAHTGHSLGFYKKKKLIEGGETEEELEKKFKFSTRIAAEERTLELAEFIVTSTEQEIETYKAYKNFELGKYHAISPGIDTRKFVPYYYQENDSEKNMEEIQRKYWVQESISKFLTNPHKPIILALSRPDRHKNLNTLIEVYGKDKELQSIANLVIFAGIRKDIAKMPESEKNVLTDLLLLMDKYDLYGKMAIPKKHDVENEVSIIYRYAAEKRGVFVNLALHENFGLTVIESASSGLPVVVTKNGGPSEIIPVCQNGELVNPQEESQIKKALRNILTDENKWKYYSNNGAINIQKYYSWLSHVNQYVDLVKENLSLSSGAGIKKQHYPNINIERLKRKIDHLLVSDIDGTLIEPKLANPGLKELKAHLINRTDKMAFAMASGRNLALVKKVIDEEEFPLPDFIICSVGTEIYYTNGNDYILDKGWAKFLSGRWKREEIVNKLKAIKWIKLQEEEAQNPYKISYYYDKENYNHDELIAVLGTGWYKVNIIPSHGQFLDFIPKRASKGNAIKFLCRKWSIPLSNVIAAGDSGNDVDMFRGPVKGIIVGNRSAELADYETTKSIYVAKTSASEGILEGLKHYKVIK; translated from the coding sequence ATGATGAAAAAATTACGAATTTCTCTTATCAATATTCACGGACTTTTAAAAGGTTCTGGTTTAGAAATCGGACGAGATGCAGACAACGGAGGCCAGACCAAATATATTTACGAATTAGCCGAATTTTTATCGCAGCATGAAGATGTAGAACACGTTCATCTTTTTACAAGATTAATTGATGATCCTGCTCTTTCGCCAGAATATGCTGTGCCTGTTGAAATTATAAATGATAAACTAGACATAAGAAGAATTCCGTTTTTAGGAAAAAAATACAAAGCAAAAGAACAGCTTTGGGAAGGGCTTGATCTTTTTGTAAATGGTGCAATGCAGCACATTAAACAGCATAATATTTTCCCAGATTGGATTCACTCTCATTACGCCGATGCTGGTTACGCCGCCGCCGAATTATCAGCTGTTTTAAATATTCCTTTTGCTCACACCGGACATTCATTAGGATTTTATAAAAAGAAAAAATTAATCGAAGGCGGAGAAACAGAAGAAGAACTCGAAAAAAAATTCAAATTCAGCACCAGAATTGCGGCAGAAGAAAGAACTCTAGAACTCGCTGAATTTATTGTTACTTCGACCGAGCAGGAAATTGAAACCTACAAAGCCTACAAAAATTTCGAACTGGGAAAATACCACGCCATTTCTCCCGGAATTGATACCCGAAAATTTGTTCCTTATTACTATCAGGAAAATGATTCTGAGAAAAACATGGAAGAAATACAACGAAAATATTGGGTTCAGGAAAGCATTTCGAAATTTCTAACCAATCCGCACAAGCCAATTATTCTGGCACTTTCGAGGCCTGACCGACATAAAAACTTGAACACTTTAATTGAAGTTTACGGAAAAGACAAAGAACTTCAAAGCATTGCCAATCTGGTCATTTTTGCGGGTATTCGAAAAGACATTGCCAAAATGCCAGAATCTGAAAAGAACGTCTTAACCGATTTGCTTCTTTTGATGGACAAATACGATTTGTACGGAAAAATGGCCATTCCGAAAAAACATGATGTCGAAAATGAAGTTTCGATTATCTATCGTTATGCCGCAGAAAAAAGAGGCGTTTTTGTGAATTTAGCTTTGCATGAAAACTTTGGCTTAACTGTTATCGAATCGGCTAGTTCTGGACTTCCTGTTGTGGTAACTAAAAACGGTGGACCTTCAGAAATTATTCCGGTCTGTCAAAACGGAGAATTAGTCAATCCGCAAGAAGAAAGTCAGATTAAAAAAGCGCTTCGCAATATTTTAACCGATGAAAATAAATGGAAATATTATTCGAATAATGGAGCCATCAATATCCAGAAATACTACAGCTGGCTGAGTCACGTCAATCAATATGTTGATCTTGTAAAAGAAAACCTCTCCCTTTCTTCGGGTGCTGGAATTAAAAAACAGCATTATCCGAATATCAACATCGAGAGATTAAAAAGAAAAATCGATCATTTATTGGTTTCTGACATTGACGGAACTTTAATTGAACCAAAACTGGCAAATCCAGGTTTAAAAGAACTAAAAGCGCACCTTATCAATCGTACCGATAAAATGGCTTTTGCTATGGCCTCTGGACGAAATTTAGCTTTAGTAAAAAAAGTCATCGACGAAGAAGAGTTTCCCCTACCCGATTTCATTATCTGTTCTGTCGGAACCGAAATTTATTACACCAACGGAAACGATTATATTTTAGATAAAGGTTGGGCAAAATTTCTTTCTGGAAGATGGAAAAGAGAAGAAATTGTCAATAAACTAAAAGCAATTAAATGGATTAAACTTCAGGAAGAAGAAGCTCAGAATCCATATAAAATCTCTTATTACTATGACAAAGAAAACTACAATCATGATGAATTAATTGCGGTTTTAGGAACAGGCTGGTATAAAGTGAATATTATTCCGAGTCACGGACAATTTTTAGACTTTATTCCGAAAAGAGCCTCCAAAGGAAATGCCATTAAATTTTTATGCCGAAAATGGTCAATTCCGCTCAGTAATGTAATTGCCGCTGGAGATTCAGGAAATGACGTCGATATGTTTAGAGGTCCTGTTAAAGGAATTATTGTTGGAAACCGAAGCGCAGAACTGGCAGATTACGAGACAACAAAAAGCATATATGTCGCTAAAACTTCGGCTTCAGAAGGAATTTTGGAAGGTTTAAAACATTATAAAGTCATAAAATAA
- a CDS encoding type III polyketide synthase — protein sequence MSVKIITAVKQLPQYSRTTEEILPLVDVWLEGQEERFVKKVKKIFEGASVDQRYSIMEPSEVFTATSFEEKNDIYSREMIILGHQVLEKALEKTGWDPQSLDYIITVSCTGIMIPSLDAYLINKMKLRQDIVRLPVTEMGCAAGISGIIYAKNFLKSNPGKRAAVIAVESPTATFQLNDFSMPNIVSAAIFGDGAACCLLSSKEEDSGPEIIDEQMYHFYDAEHMMGFKLTNGGLQMVLDIEVPDTIASHFGDIIHPFLKQNNLEIKDIDHMIFHPGGKKIVTTVESLFAGLEKNIDDTKEILREYGNMSSATVLYVLENIMDRNPKKGEKGLMLSFGPGFSAQRVLLQW from the coding sequence ATGAGTGTAAAGATAATCACAGCTGTAAAACAGCTTCCGCAATATTCCCGTACTACAGAAGAAATACTTCCGCTTGTCGACGTATGGCTCGAAGGTCAGGAAGAACGTTTTGTCAAAAAAGTAAAAAAGATTTTTGAAGGAGCTTCTGTAGACCAACGCTATTCAATCATGGAACCTTCAGAGGTTTTTACCGCTACTTCATTCGAAGAAAAAAATGATATTTACAGCCGTGAAATGATTATTCTCGGACATCAAGTTCTGGAAAAAGCGTTAGAAAAAACAGGCTGGGATCCGCAGAGTTTAGACTATATTATTACGGTAAGCTGTACCGGAATTATGATTCCTTCGCTTGACGCTTATCTCATTAATAAAATGAAATTACGACAAGATATCGTTCGCCTTCCTGTTACCGAAATGGGCTGTGCGGCTGGAATATCGGGAATTATTTATGCAAAGAATTTTCTGAAATCAAATCCAGGCAAACGTGCTGCGGTAATTGCAGTAGAATCGCCAACAGCTACTTTCCAGCTAAATGATTTTTCGATGCCAAATATTGTCAGCGCCGCTATTTTTGGAGATGGAGCTGCCTGCTGTTTGTTGTCTTCAAAAGAAGAAGATTCAGGGCCAGAAATTATTGATGAACAGATGTATCATTTTTATGATGCAGAACATATGATGGGTTTCAAACTCACTAACGGCGGACTGCAAATGGTTCTCGATATTGAAGTTCCAGATACGATTGCTTCTCATTTTGGTGATATTATTCATCCTTTTCTAAAACAGAATAATCTCGAAATTAAAGATATTGATCATATGATATTTCATCCAGGAGGAAAAAAAATTGTAACAACGGTAGAATCGCTTTTTGCTGGACTGGAGAAAAATATTGATGATACTAAAGAAATTCTACGAGAATACGGCAATATGTCGAGCGCTACGGTTTTGTATGTTTTAGAAAACATCATGGATCGAAATCCGAAAAAGGGAGAAAAAGGTTTAATGCTGAGTTTTGGTCCAGGATTCTCGGCACAAAGAGTTTTATTGCAATGGTAA
- a CDS encoding beta-ketoacyl-[acyl-carrier-protein] synthase family protein yields the protein MKKRVVITGLGVAAPNGVGIPAFTHALQNGLSGIRHDTQLEELQFSCQIAGQPQISDELKLQYFTELELRGFNSTGILYGVIAGMEAWNNAGLPINENPDWDSGAVFGSGTSGIDKFRESIYKIDELQTRKLGSTVVAQTMNSGVSAYLGGKIGLGNQVTTNSSACTTGAEAILMAYDRIQSGQAKRILAGSTSDSGPYIWGGFDALRVCSSRFNDKPEEGSRPMSASAAGFVPGSGAGAFVIEDLETALERGATIYAEILGGNVNSGGQRDGGTMTAPNSIAVQRCIKTAIENAGINSNEIDAINGHLTATTKDSLEIENWTKALERSGSDFPYINSLKNLTGHCLSASGSIESVASVLQLHEGFIFGNKNCDDLHPEIAALIDSSKVLLKTIKVSPKIIAKASFGFGDVNACILFKKFEN from the coding sequence ATGAAAAAACGAGTGGTAATAACAGGTCTTGGAGTCGCGGCGCCAAACGGTGTTGGCATTCCTGCGTTTACTCATGCGCTGCAAAACGGCCTTTCGGGAATTCGCCATGATACACAACTGGAAGAATTGCAATTCTCTTGTCAGATTGCGGGTCAGCCACAAATATCTGACGAATTAAAACTGCAGTATTTTACAGAACTAGAACTTCGCGGATTTAATAGTACAGGGATTTTATATGGCGTTATCGCAGGCATGGAAGCTTGGAATAATGCTGGATTGCCAATAAATGAAAATCCAGATTGGGACAGCGGAGCTGTTTTTGGATCGGGAACTTCTGGAATAGACAAATTTCGCGAAAGCATTTATAAAATTGATGAACTCCAAACCCGAAAATTAGGAAGTACAGTTGTGGCACAAACCATGAATAGCGGCGTTAGTGCTTATCTGGGCGGTAAAATCGGATTAGGAAATCAGGTAACAACCAATTCATCAGCTTGTACGACTGGTGCTGAAGCTATTTTAATGGCTTATGACCGAATACAATCTGGACAAGCAAAACGAATTCTGGCAGGAAGCACTTCAGATAGTGGCCCTTATATTTGGGGCGGTTTTGATGCGCTTCGTGTCTGTTCTTCTAGATTTAATGACAAACCCGAAGAAGGCTCAAGACCTATGAGTGCTTCGGCTGCAGGATTTGTTCCTGGAAGCGGTGCCGGAGCTTTTGTCATTGAAGATCTAGAAACTGCATTGGAACGTGGAGCTACAATTTATGCCGAAATATTGGGCGGAAATGTCAATTCTGGCGGGCAAAGAGACGGCGGAACCATGACAGCTCCTAATAGTATAGCCGTACAGAGATGCATTAAAACAGCTATCGAAAATGCCGGAATCAACTCAAATGAAATTGATGCTATAAATGGACATTTGACCGCTACCACAAAAGACAGTCTCGAAATTGAAAATTGGACAAAAGCATTGGAACGAAGCGGTTCTGATTTTCCGTACATCAATTCATTAAAAAATCTAACGGGACATTGTTTAAGCGCTTCCGGAAGTATTGAAAGTGTTGCTTCGGTTCTACAACTTCATGAAGGATTTATATTCGGAAACAAAAACTGCGACGATCTTCATCCTGAAATTGCAGCGCTTATTGATTCTTCAAAAGTGCTTTTAAAAACAATTAAAGTCAGCCCAAAAATAATTGCTAAAGCCAGTTTTGGTTTTGGCGATGTAAACGCTTGTATACTATTTAAAAAATTTGAAAACTAA
- a CDS encoding methyltransferase domain-containing protein: MSVDTKYRTEKIEIMDDFSLEGEELSGALDQIASINQLLGGNKLTLHGIKQLLKKADTIQTITIADIGCGNGDMLRMLSKYGKKQNLNFRLIGVDANAFTIDYAKKLSKDFPNIEYRCMDIFSDDFNQLKYDIVLCTLTLHHFTTSQIADVMHTLNKNAVIGIVVNDLHRSKIAYRLFELIGVVFNLNDMSRNDGLISILKGFKKNELEHLSEKLNLKNYSINWKWAFRYQWIITKI, translated from the coding sequence ATGAGTGTAGACACTAAATATAGAACAGAAAAAATTGAAATAATGGACGATTTTTCGCTTGAAGGCGAAGAACTCAGTGGCGCTTTAGATCAAATTGCTTCTATTAATCAGTTGCTTGGCGGTAATAAGCTTACGCTGCATGGCATAAAACAGCTTTTAAAAAAAGCAGATACTATTCAAACTATTACTATTGCCGACATAGGTTGCGGAAATGGAGATATGTTGCGAATGCTATCTAAATACGGAAAAAAGCAAAACCTGAATTTTAGACTTATTGGTGTCGATGCCAATGCTTTTACGATTGATTATGCTAAAAAGCTTTCTAAAGATTTTCCGAACATAGAATATCGCTGTATGGATATTTTTAGTGACGATTTTAATCAGCTTAAATACGATATTGTTTTGTGTACGCTAACACTGCATCATTTTACAACAAGCCAGATTGCAGATGTAATGCATACGCTAAACAAAAATGCTGTTATAGGCATTGTGGTAAACGATCTTCATCGAAGTAAAATTGCTTACCGATTATTTGAACTTATTGGTGTTGTTTTCAATCTCAACGACATGTCGCGCAACGACGGATTGATTTCTATTTTGAAAGGATTCAAAAAGAACGAATTGGAGCATTTATCCGAAAAATTAAATTTAAAAAACTACTCCATTAACTGGAAATGGGCTTTTCGCTACCAGTGGATAATCACAAAAATATGA
- a CDS encoding carbohydrate kinase family protein has product MSNDKKLKAVAFGEVLWDIFGNEKKIGGAPLNVALRMKALGADSNMISCVGNDADGEAIITEVKKLGLNTDTILKSDDFPTGLVNVTLDESKSATYEILYPSAWDKITLNEEARELVVNSDVLIYGSLVCRDEVSRNALEELLNTHTYKVFDVNLRKPHYDYEILQHLMQSANFIKFNDEEITEISAALDSPYTTIEENMNFICSLTNATAICVTRGKDGALLLWDKHLYENEGYTVKVEDTVGAGDSFLGALVTSLLNGKQPQEALNFACATGALVAGSTGGNPDIRITDIENLINKN; this is encoded by the coding sequence ATGAGCAACGACAAAAAACTAAAAGCTGTCGCTTTCGGAGAAGTACTTTGGGATATTTTTGGTAATGAGAAAAAAATTGGTGGAGCGCCTTTAAATGTAGCCCTTCGTATGAAAGCTTTAGGAGCCGATTCTAATATGATTAGCTGTGTAGGAAACGATGCAGACGGAGAAGCAATTATAACCGAAGTAAAAAAATTAGGATTGAATACCGATACTATTCTAAAATCGGATGATTTTCCAACTGGATTGGTAAATGTCACGTTGGACGAAAGTAAATCGGCTACTTATGAAATTCTTTACCCTTCTGCTTGGGATAAAATTACCTTAAACGAAGAAGCAAGAGAACTAGTTGTAAACTCCGATGTTTTAATCTACGGAAGCTTAGTTTGTCGAGATGAAGTTTCTAGAAATGCTCTAGAAGAATTGCTCAACACGCACACCTATAAAGTTTTTGATGTCAATCTAAGAAAACCTCATTACGATTACGAAATTCTACAGCATTTAATGCAGTCTGCTAATTTTATCAAATTTAATGATGAGGAAATAACTGAAATCAGTGCTGCTTTAGATTCGCCTTATACGACTATAGAGGAGAATATGAATTTTATTTGTTCGCTAACAAATGCCACAGCAATTTGTGTCACAAGAGGAAAAGATGGTGCGCTTTTATTATGGGATAAACATCTATACGAAAATGAAGGCTATACTGTAAAAGTCGAAGATACGGTTGGTGCTGGCGATTCTTTTTTAGGAGCTTTAGTCACTTCACTTTTAAACGGAAAACAACCACAAGAAGCTTTAAATTTTGCTTGCGCAACAGGAGCTTTGGTAGCTGGATCTACAGGCGGAAATCCTGATATTCGTATAACTGATATCGAAAATCTGATTAATAAAAATTAA
- a CDS encoding 3-hydroxyacyl-ACP dehydratase FabZ family protein, whose product MELNNIIKQLPYSEPFLFVDELLHADENGVTGTYTYNEDLDFYKGHFKDNPVTPGVILTETMAQIGMVCLGIFLLGNDLGKNTVIAFTSADMEFLKPVYPNEKVTVTSEKLFFRFGKLKCNAVMKNEAGQEVCRGVLAGMITKKL is encoded by the coding sequence ATGGAATTAAATAATATTATAAAACAGCTACCGTACAGCGAACCATTTTTGTTTGTAGATGAACTGCTTCATGCTGATGAAAACGGCGTAACAGGAACCTATACATACAACGAAGATCTCGATTTTTACAAAGGACATTTTAAAGACAATCCTGTAACTCCTGGTGTAATTTTGACTGAAACAATGGCGCAAATTGGAATGGTTTGTCTCGGAATATTTTTGTTAGGAAATGATCTAGGCAAAAATACCGTAATTGCTTTTACTTCTGCCGATATGGAGTTTTTAAAACCTGTTTATCCAAATGAAAAAGTAACGGTTACTTCTGAGAAATTGTTTTTCCGTTTTGGAAAATTAAAATGCAATGCGGTCATGAAAAATGAAGCGGGACAAGAAGTTTGTCGAGGCGTTCTAGCAGGAATGATAACAAAGAAATTATGA
- a CDS encoding glycosyl hydrolase family 32, with product MYSGSGFSNWEIGDVDVFIDEKGIHHLFHLIIPNHDYIAHAISKDGLSWKRVKNALFVGDPGEWDDDMLWTMHISKKSDGEGYEMYYTGLKRQDKGIEQKVGRAISTDLLTWKKENLYGLPFKSEAPHYEGKNNNPRQWISFRDPFKYQYKGEDYLLICARSASGPTYRRGCIGVAKREKEGYVLQKPLHIPYVYDDVECPCVFEIKGTHYLLGSIREDIKVRYWSSPEFRGEYSAFHNNVLMPQGNYAARVVKDGKHFLVYNFYFADGNVNTHRVIPPPKELDVDKNGRLLLKSYYYWEKLYQKTILQKDLPLPLPILGNPTADFIVENESKWRFGCRSGYEIYGFEKPSNDFVWEGTLSVEGMGKTGFVIECDKEGTGYYISIDFMNGFVQFRAWGFNEKDVKNNFIFENIQTNQFEIVEEKQISFKIIRYGNYYELSINDIVKLTLLDFKYNEGKIGIYVCSAVISISDSKIHVIPEPENEYAASDPEKYDNELQPNSLI from the coding sequence ATGTATTCAGGTTCAGGATTTAGCAACTGGGAAATTGGAGATGTTGATGTATTTATAGATGAAAAAGGAATTCATCATTTATTTCATCTAATTATTCCCAATCACGATTATATCGCTCACGCCATTTCTAAAGACGGTCTTTCGTGGAAACGAGTAAAAAATGCCTTATTTGTTGGCGATCCAGGAGAATGGGACGATGATATGTTATGGACAATGCATATCAGCAAAAAATCGGATGGCGAGGGTTATGAAATGTATTATACAGGACTTAAACGTCAGGATAAAGGAATCGAGCAAAAAGTAGGACGTGCAATTTCTACCGATTTGCTCACTTGGAAAAAGGAAAATCTATACGGACTTCCGTTTAAAAGTGAAGCGCCACATTATGAAGGCAAAAATAATAATCCGCGCCAATGGATTAGCTTTCGTGACCCGTTCAAATACCAATACAAAGGAGAAGATTATTTGTTAATCTGCGCTCGAAGCGCCTCTGGACCAACATACCGAAGAGGCTGCATTGGTGTGGCTAAAAGAGAAAAAGAGGGTTATGTGCTGCAAAAACCGCTTCATATTCCGTACGTTTATGATGATGTAGAATGTCCGTGCGTTTTCGAGATAAAGGGAACACATTACCTTTTGGGATCAATTAGGGAAGATATTAAAGTTCGTTATTGGTCTTCGCCTGAGTTTAGAGGAGAATATTCGGCATTTCATAACAATGTTCTGATGCCTCAAGGAAACTATGCCGCAAGAGTGGTTAAAGATGGAAAACATTTCTTGGTTTACAATTTCTATTTTGCCGACGGAAATGTCAACACACATCGTGTGATTCCGCCACCAAAAGAGCTCGATGTCGATAAAAACGGACGCCTTTTATTGAAGAGTTATTATTATTGGGAGAAACTCTATCAGAAAACAATTCTTCAAAAAGATCTTCCTCTACCCTTACCTATTTTAGGAAATCCAACAGCCGATTTTATTGTAGAAAATGAAAGCAAATGGCGATTTGGATGCCGAAGCGGTTATGAAATTTACGGCTTCGAAAAACCATCAAACGATTTTGTCTGGGAAGGAACATTATCTGTTGAAGGAATGGGAAAAACAGGTTTTGTGATAGAATGTGACAAAGAAGGAACAGGATATTATATTTCGATTGATTTTATGAATGGTTTCGTTCAATTTAGAGCTTGGGGGTTTAATGAAAAAGACGTTAAAAATAATTTTATTTTCGAAAATATTCAGACCAATCAGTTTGAAATTGTAGAAGAAAAACAAATTTCTTTTAAGATTATCCGTTACGGAAATTATTATGAACTTTCGATAAATGACATTGTAAAACTGACTTTATTGGATTTTAAATACAACGAAGGAAAAATTGGCATTTATGTCTGCTCGGCAGTAATTTCGATTAGTGATTCTAAAATTCACGTTATTCCAGAACCAGAGAATGAATATGCTGCATCAGATCCTGAAAAATATGATAATGAATTACAGCCAAATTCTTTAATTTAA
- a CDS encoding Crp/Fnr family transcriptional regulator, which yields MPQNPSAEDVKRIFENYFTADMSIWKGFSEKIKVREFEKSEIIKDYHGVEKYLNIIIKGSAGLFVWDGKRDICINLLYENSFISDYMSFLNQQPSVIKTEALEDIVLWSISHQDLNELYQRSETGLRIGKAISEMLFVRKQQEQINLLTLSPQERYLKLIEGRPEIFQRTPLKIIASYLGLTAESLSRIRKRVMEK from the coding sequence ATGCCACAAAATCCCTCTGCCGAAGATGTAAAAAGAATTTTCGAAAATTATTTTACTGCCGATATGAGTATCTGGAAAGGATTCTCGGAGAAAATTAAAGTCCGTGAATTTGAAAAATCTGAAATCATAAAAGATTATCACGGTGTCGAAAAATATCTTAACATCATCATTAAAGGATCGGCGGGATTGTTTGTTTGGGACGGCAAAAGAGACATCTGCATTAATTTATTGTATGAAAATAGTTTTATAAGCGATTATATGTCTTTTCTAAATCAGCAACCATCGGTTATAAAAACTGAAGCTTTAGAAGATATAGTGCTTTGGTCTATTTCTCATCAAGATTTGAATGAATTGTATCAAAGATCTGAAACAGGTTTACGAATTGGAAAAGCCATTTCTGAAATGCTCTTCGTGCGTAAACAGCAAGAACAGATAAATCTTTTGACACTTTCTCCGCAAGAGCGGTACTTAAAACTCATAGAAGGAAGACCAGAAATTTTTCAGAGAACACCTTTAAAAATCATCGCTTCTTATCTCGGATTAACAGCAGAAAGTTTAAGCCGAATTCGAAAAAGAGTTATGGAAAAATGA
- a CDS encoding NAD(P)/FAD-dependent oxidoreductase yields the protein MRTNPDVLIIGGGLAGLAGALHLSKKGLKVVLIEKNAYPKHKVCGEYISNEILPYLFWLDVDVKKLEPTAISDFEFTAQNGKTAKTRLPLGGFGISRFELDHFLFQKAKEKGCTILTETVTHISFQNDIFTINTSEQILTAKIVLGAYGKRSNIDQDLSREFISKKSPWLAVKGHYRGNFDESLVGLYNFQGGYCGVSKVENNVINICYLADFETFKKYKNIEDYQKSVLYKNKKLKAIFENSTSLFEKPLTISQISFDKKEPVENHILMIGDTAGLIHPMCGNGMAMAIHSAKIASELILDFYYGKIKSRSELEKKYIQEWKKHFSKRLFFGRILAKTLTFKNFTHVMTTIAASAPSLLSLIIKQTHGRPITVE from the coding sequence ATGAGAACAAATCCTGATGTACTTATTATTGGAGGCGGTCTTGCTGGTCTGGCAGGCGCTTTGCACTTATCCAAAAAAGGATTAAAGGTTGTTCTTATCGAAAAAAATGCCTATCCAAAACACAAAGTTTGCGGCGAATATATTTCTAATGAAATTCTTCCCTATTTATTCTGGCTCGATGTAGATGTTAAGAAACTTGAGCCTACTGCAATTTCAGATTTCGAATTTACAGCACAAAACGGAAAAACAGCAAAGACCAGACTCCCATTGGGCGGTTTTGGAATCAGCCGTTTCGAATTGGATCATTTTCTATTTCAAAAAGCAAAAGAAAAAGGCTGTACAATTCTAACGGAAACGGTTACTCATATTTCTTTTCAAAATGACATTTTTACCATAAACACTTCCGAACAGATTCTTACAGCAAAAATCGTTTTGGGCGCTTATGGCAAAAGATCCAATATCGATCAGGATCTATCTAGAGAATTTATTTCTAAAAAATCGCCTTGGCTAGCCGTAAAAGGACATTACAGGGGAAATTTTGATGAAAGTCTTGTTGGCTTATACAATTTTCAAGGCGGTTATTGCGGAGTTTCAAAAGTTGAAAACAACGTTATAAACATTTGCTATTTAGCCGATTTTGAGACTTTTAAAAAGTATAAAAATATTGAAGATTACCAAAAATCAGTTCTTTATAAAAACAAGAAACTGAAAGCTATATTTGAAAACAGCACTTCCCTATTTGAAAAACCTCTAACTATAAGCCAGATTTCTTTTGATAAAAAAGAACCTGTAGAAAACCATATTTTAATGATTGGCGATACTGCAGGACTCATTCATCCAATGTGCGGCAACGGCATGGCAATGGCCATTCACAGCGCTAAAATTGCTTCTGAGCTAATACTTGATTTTTATTATGGAAAGATAAAATCCAGAAGCGAATTGGAGAAAAAATACATTCAGGAATGGAAAAAGCATTTCAGCAAAAGATTATTCTTTGGACGAATATTAGCCAAAACTTTAACATTCAAAAATTTTACACATGTAATGACCACAATTGCAGCTTCGGCTCCATCATTACTTTCTCTTATAATAAAACAAACACACGGCCGACCAATAACAGTTGAATAA